In Armatimonadia bacterium, a genomic segment contains:
- a CDS encoding AAA family ATPase, whose product MVEKLIRLEHTGVFENALPKGAIEFARCTIIYGENGRGKTTLSHLLRSLCTGDCGCLRPRATIGASSQPSAELLISGSHHSLKGYTWSPPRAGISIYDAEFVRRNVYSGSGVTAEHRSNLCRFVLGEEAVELADKVDVLNDDVTKANRAIAEAEAALGPLVGRDMTIDEFLGLPSDPEIDVKIASAQKLVDAATDAQEVLKHAGLVRIEIPPVPTTAAATLTETIEGLSADAVVMVRRHVSEHLGEGGEVWLKTGVEYLTDDRCPFCGQQTEGVALLDAFRRYFDEGYETLVSRVKAECHSLATPYSEPKLSGLKTMLAANAAAREYWAKYTTVAAIPIALDALDALWRQVAEQLLPLFAEKLADPSNVVASAEAMAAVAASHATAAGAVASYNEQVDDINGAVTKRKEDLLAGDAGTHAASLRRRQLHKRRWDEGVVRQCEAVQKARTLKKEKERAKATAKEALDKHVQEFAEGYRGAINDFLTKCDAAFRIEGLKATFTGGDARSDYSIGLFGKTITASAKPGDDPHFDTALSEGDKRALAFAFFLARMQRDPNTGRKIVVLDDPVASLDAHRRRHTIDVMVELATKCGQLIVMTHDPHFARDVSKRITQAGMAKEGGLVTLGIRRSGPWSVICECDPSEICQVAYEASVEDLHVFATDPSSVPALDAVRSIRPAIEGLLRIKYPLELKGKRQVGEMIKAIDECTEGSRLAAVKDQVKELYAVTGYATDYIHIDEPHSLVVPQEGEAAGYVRRAIALLDVL is encoded by the coding sequence ATGGTCGAGAAGCTGATCCGCCTGGAGCACACCGGCGTGTTCGAGAACGCCCTCCCCAAGGGTGCCATCGAGTTCGCCCGCTGCACCATCATCTACGGCGAGAACGGCAGGGGGAAGACCACGCTCTCGCACCTCCTGCGGTCCCTCTGCACCGGCGACTGCGGGTGTCTGAGGCCACGGGCCACGATCGGGGCTAGCAGCCAGCCGAGCGCTGAACTGCTCATCTCCGGTAGTCACCACTCGCTCAAGGGTTACACTTGGTCACCTCCACGTGCCGGGATCTCCATCTACGATGCGGAGTTCGTCAGACGTAACGTGTACTCTGGGTCTGGCGTCACCGCCGAGCACAGGAGCAACCTCTGCAGGTTCGTTCTCGGCGAGGAGGCGGTGGAGCTGGCAGACAAGGTGGATGTCCTGAATGACGATGTGACGAAGGCAAACAGGGCCATCGCCGAGGCGGAGGCCGCCCTGGGGCCGCTCGTTGGGAGGGACATGACGATCGACGAGTTTCTGGGGCTCCCCAGCGACCCGGAGATCGACGTCAAGATCGCCTCCGCTCAGAAGCTGGTCGATGCGGCGACCGACGCCCAAGAAGTCCTGAAGCACGCCGGTCTCGTCAGAATCGAGATCCCACCCGTCCCCACCACCGCCGCTGCAACTTTGACCGAGACCATCGAGGGTCTCTCTGCCGACGCAGTCGTGATGGTTAGAAGGCACGTGTCGGAGCATCTGGGCGAGGGTGGGGAGGTGTGGCTGAAGACCGGGGTGGAGTACCTGACGGACGATCGTTGTCCCTTCTGCGGTCAGCAGACGGAGGGCGTGGCCCTGCTCGACGCCTTCCGCAGGTACTTCGACGAGGGCTACGAGACCCTCGTATCGAGGGTCAAGGCGGAGTGTCACAGTCTGGCGACACCATACTCCGAGCCCAAGCTCAGCGGTCTCAAGACGATGCTGGCTGCGAACGCGGCCGCAAGGGAATATTGGGCGAAGTACACGACCGTCGCAGCCATTCCGATCGCTCTGGATGCTCTCGATGCCCTGTGGCGACAGGTTGCCGAGCAGTTGCTTCCGCTCTTTGCCGAGAAGCTGGCGGATCCGTCCAATGTCGTGGCCTCCGCAGAAGCGATGGCGGCGGTGGCGGCGTCGCATGCCACGGCGGCGGGTGCGGTGGCGAGCTACAACGAGCAGGTGGACGATATCAACGGGGCCGTCACGAAGCGCAAGGAGGATCTGTTGGCTGGGGACGCCGGCACCCACGCCGCCTCGCTACGGCGGAGGCAACTCCACAAGCGGCGGTGGGACGAGGGCGTGGTGCGACAGTGCGAAGCCGTTCAGAAAGCGAGGACGCTGAAGAAGGAGAAGGAGCGTGCGAAGGCGACCGCCAAGGAGGCTCTCGACAAGCACGTTCAGGAGTTCGCCGAGGGGTACCGGGGGGCGATCAACGACTTCCTGACCAAGTGCGATGCGGCGTTCCGAATCGAGGGTCTCAAGGCGACGTTCACGGGAGGGGATGCCCGCTCGGACTACAGCATTGGGCTGTTCGGCAAGACCATCACTGCCTCTGCGAAGCCCGGCGATGATCCCCATTTCGACACCGCCCTGAGCGAGGGCGACAAGCGTGCGCTGGCCTTTGCCTTTTTCCTTGCGAGAATGCAGCGGGACCCCAATACAGGTCGCAAGATCGTCGTCCTCGATGACCCGGTGGCGAGCCTTGACGCACACAGGCGGCGGCACACCATCGACGTGATGGTTGAGCTTGCCACCAAGTGTGGGCAGCTCATCGTGATGACCCACGATCCGCACTTCGCACGCGACGTCTCGAAGAGGATCACGCAGGCGGGTATGGCCAAGGAAGGTGGGCTCGTGACGCTCGGAATCCGACGGTCCGGGCCGTGGAGCGTCATCTGTGAGTGCGATCCCTCGGAGATCTGTCAGGTGGCCTACGAGGCCAGCGTCGAGGATCTACATGTTTTCGCAACGGACCCGTCGTCGGTCCCTGCCCTGGACGCGGTACGCAGCATCAGGCCAGCGATCGAGGGTCTCCTGCGGATCAAGTACCCGCTCGAACTGAAGGGGAAGCGGCAGGTCGGCGAGATGATCAAGGCAATAGATGAGTGCACCGAGGGCAGTCGCCTGGCCGCCGTGAAGGATCAGGTAAAGGAGTTGTACGCCGTGACGGGCTATGCCACCGACTACATCCACATTGATGAGCCGCACTCACTGGTAGTGCCACAGGAGGGCGAGGCGGCTGGCTATGTGAGGCGAGCTATCGCGCTTCTCGACGTTCTGTGA
- a CDS encoding Ig-like domain-containing protein: protein MIGRGCHFWRRRALLVCACCVLPGLFPALAFSRPVVAITRPADQAVLYGDTTVEVAFRSDSMRPIVRLDLLLDGRDLQSDPLPTPLLEGQRTLQLPSAALAPGTHRLTVRALDTLGDVGTGEVNVSSPGGAAGGVDVIPPAVSIYYPAQGATVSGFVTVRAEVNDSSAIRVVMFYVDGKLHTVRMNAPPFTAEWDTRRFQDGTHVLEARAKDSADNEGNAAPVTVIVQNRVAAPTPAPTPVSVPGPTTIPTPGVSGPIASGSPAVVIPVVVAPPTTAGGTGEPAVVIPGPVPVTPSPVVAMPPVETGTVPGPIVAATGPIGTPVGAPAPVTPVPAAPSTDLHVPAVEAPTLASAGTALAPPAGASEEPKLASAGSMLPAPVATVARPDTTVAEPQTAAPEGTPMLPTVQPSGDPLTAPAGELPVPAPMPPMTPALGSLPEPPAPEPEPVATPTEGTAPTTGTAPTTTTTLAEAPAPAASTTPVEVTTPTAVSAPVESSASVAVETPAATSTPAVAPPVEAVATPPVSPELLATAPMGTTDAAPEPRVLVPGLVKPTVDLYKEGPQAAVPDLSLGAAGTSEAPASVVVSVENHVENPAKPVEEPAATGSTTAVTPVAAVPEAPASESSTVEFRRINGGPSTPAASAAPEGAAPVARSPRTHRLTAADGRALAKATMTYNGRALPVEARPEVRQGVLMISLKHILEAADGALYWFASEKIARAVTEKTDLSVRLGSARGAVNGKSRELAAAPVLKDGRILVPLEFVAEALGMTVEFDPDAERVLATGPSKTQ, encoded by the coding sequence ATGATTGGCCGGGGTTGCCACTTCTGGCGACGGCGCGCGCTCTTGGTGTGCGCCTGTTGCGTCCTGCCCGGTCTATTCCCCGCCCTGGCCTTCTCCCGCCCGGTCGTCGCCATCACCCGCCCCGCAGATCAGGCCGTACTGTATGGCGATACCACCGTCGAGGTCGCCTTCCGCAGCGATTCCATGCGCCCCATCGTCCGCCTCGACCTGCTCCTGGATGGTCGCGACCTCCAGTCGGACCCGCTTCCGACGCCGCTGCTTGAAGGCCAGCGCACGCTGCAGCTACCCTCGGCTGCCCTCGCACCCGGCACCCATCGTCTGACCGTGCGAGCTTTGGATACGCTCGGTGATGTGGGCACCGGCGAGGTCAATGTGAGTTCGCCGGGCGGCGCCGCAGGCGGAGTCGACGTGATTCCGCCCGCCGTCAGCATCTACTACCCCGCGCAGGGGGCGACGGTCTCCGGCTTTGTCACTGTCCGCGCCGAGGTCAACGATAGCTCGGCGATCCGTGTCGTGATGTTCTATGTGGACGGCAAGCTGCACACCGTTCGCATGAACGCGCCGCCTTTCACCGCCGAATGGGACACGCGCCGCTTCCAGGACGGCACGCATGTGCTGGAGGCTCGAGCCAAGGACTCGGCGGACAACGAGGGGAACGCAGCACCCGTAACGGTGATCGTGCAGAACCGTGTTGCTGCACCGACACCGGCTCCCACTCCCGTGAGCGTTCCCGGACCGACGACGATCCCGACGCCGGGCGTCAGCGGTCCGATTGCGAGCGGCAGTCCGGCTGTGGTCATCCCGGTCGTCGTGGCACCGCCGACGACTGCGGGCGGAACGGGCGAGCCCGCTGTGGTGATCCCGGGCCCGGTTCCCGTCACACCTTCGCCCGTGGTGGCCATGCCCCCGGTCGAGACGGGTACCGTGCCAGGCCCGATCGTGGCTGCAACCGGCCCGATCGGCACGCCTGTTGGCGCACCGGCGCCGGTCACTCCGGTTCCGGCTGCGCCTTCCACCGACCTGCATGTTCCGGCGGTCGAAGCGCCGACGCTGGCCTCGGCCGGTACTGCTCTTGCGCCACCGGCTGGTGCCTCTGAGGAGCCGAAACTGGCTTCGGCCGGATCCATGCTTCCGGCTCCGGTGGCGACTGTAGCTCGGCCCGACACGACAGTGGCCGAACCTCAGACAGCAGCTCCCGAGGGTACGCCCATGCTGCCGACCGTGCAGCCATCGGGCGACCCTCTGACGGCGCCTGCCGGCGAGCTTCCCGTGCCTGCTCCGATGCCGCCGATGACGCCGGCTCTCGGGTCCTTGCCGGAGCCGCCCGCTCCGGAGCCTGAGCCGGTGGCTACGCCGACCGAAGGCACTGCACCGACAACCGGCACTGCACCGACAACAACCACTACGCTGGCGGAGGCCCCTGCACCGGCAGCAAGCACCACGCCGGTTGAGGTCACCACGCCGACGGCAGTCAGCGCTCCTGTCGAGAGTTCTGCATCTGTGGCGGTAGAGACTCCTGCAGCAACCTCGACCCCGGCGGTCGCACCTCCTGTAGAAGCGGTTGCGACGCCGCCTGTATCGCCCGAGTTGCTTGCGACGGCGCCCATGGGCACCACGGACGCTGCACCGGAGCCCAGGGTTCTGGTGCCGGGCCTGGTGAAGCCGACGGTAGACCTGTACAAGGAAGGGCCGCAGGCGGCTGTGCCGGACCTGAGCCTCGGGGCGGCAGGAACCTCCGAAGCGCCGGCGTCTGTGGTCGTTTCCGTGGAAAACCATGTGGAAAACCCGGCGAAACCTGTGGAAGAACCGGCGGCTACCGGCTCAACCACCGCCGTAACGCCGGTTGCAGCGGTCCCTGAGGCGCCTGCTTCCGAGAGCAGTACCGTCGAGTTCCGGCGCATCAACGGTGGCCCGAGCACTCCGGCTGCATCAGCCGCACCCGAAGGGGCTGCACCGGTAGCGCGCTCTCCGCGTACCCATCGACTGACGGCCGCCGATGGTCGCGCACTGGCGAAGGCCACCATGACGTATAATGGGCGTGCGCTCCCTGTGGAGGCACGGCCGGAAGTGCGTCAGGGCGTCCTGATGATCTCCCTGAAGCACATCCTTGAGGCCGCCGACGGTGCGCTCTATTGGTTTGCCTCCGAGAAGATTGCCCGGGCGGTAACCGAGAAGACGGACCTCTCGGTGCGTCTTGGCAGTGCCCGTGGCGCAGTGAACGGCAAGAGCCGTGAGCTTGCCGCAGCACCCGTGCTGAAGGACGGCCGGATCCTCGTGCCGCTGGAGTTCGTCGCCGAGGCACTGGGGATGACCGTTGAGTTCGACCCCGACGCAGAGCGAGTTCTGGCCACCGGGCCAAGCAAGACTCAATAG
- the lysA gene encoding diaminopimelate decarboxylase, translating into MDHVEPFLFGTQRINEQGHLEIGGCDTLDLAAEFGTPLYVLDEALVRRTCNAYVTEFGKRLERVEIAYAGKALLTTALCRIVGQEGMALDVASPGELHTALKAGFPVGHIKMHGNFKSDMALAMALECGVGRVVADSLSELERLSKMAVEMGKKADVLIRVGPGIKTQTHSYIQTGQADSKFGLSIASGAAMEGIKLALSLPGINLRGLHCHIGSQLFGLDSYARTVEMMTEFIKLVRAQTDWVCDELDLGGGLGIAYTLEDAPPSVAELAEVICAALKSAAEAQGLPLPKLILEPGRSIVGPAGTTLYTVGPVKVIPGVRTYVSVDGGLSDNPRPALYEAEYTALVANKANQPATIPVRVSGSHCETDTLIPETPLQPVEEGDIIAVFCTGAYNHAMASNYNRFRRPAMVVVMDGKADLIYERETLDDLVAHDVIPDRLR; encoded by the coding sequence ATGGACCACGTAGAGCCTTTCTTGTTCGGCACCCAGCGCATCAATGAGCAGGGGCACCTCGAGATCGGCGGCTGCGACACCCTCGATCTCGCTGCCGAGTTCGGAACGCCCCTGTACGTACTCGATGAAGCCCTCGTGCGTCGTACCTGCAATGCCTATGTGACCGAGTTCGGCAAGCGCCTCGAGCGCGTTGAGATCGCCTATGCCGGCAAGGCCCTGCTGACCACTGCCCTGTGCCGCATCGTCGGGCAGGAGGGCATGGCGCTGGATGTGGCGAGCCCCGGCGAGCTGCACACGGCCCTCAAGGCCGGGTTCCCGGTCGGGCACATCAAGATGCACGGCAACTTCAAGTCCGATATGGCCCTGGCTATGGCGTTGGAGTGCGGCGTCGGTCGCGTTGTCGCCGATAGCCTCAGTGAGCTGGAGCGCCTGTCGAAGATGGCTGTGGAGATGGGCAAGAAGGCCGACGTCCTCATCCGCGTCGGCCCCGGGATCAAGACCCAGACCCACAGCTACATCCAGACCGGCCAGGCGGATAGCAAGTTCGGACTGAGCATCGCCTCCGGAGCGGCGATGGAGGGCATCAAGCTCGCGCTGAGTCTGCCCGGCATCAACTTGCGTGGCCTGCATTGTCACATCGGTTCCCAGCTCTTCGGCCTGGACTCCTACGCCCGGACCGTCGAGATGATGACGGAGTTCATCAAGCTCGTGCGGGCGCAGACCGACTGGGTCTGCGACGAGCTGGATCTCGGCGGCGGCCTGGGGATCGCCTACACTCTGGAGGATGCGCCACCCTCCGTCGCTGAGCTGGCCGAGGTCATCTGCGCGGCGCTGAAGTCGGCCGCGGAGGCCCAGGGCCTGCCGCTGCCCAAGCTGATTCTGGAGCCCGGGCGCTCCATCGTCGGTCCGGCGGGAACCACTCTGTACACGGTTGGGCCCGTCAAGGTCATTCCCGGCGTTCGCACCTATGTCTCGGTCGATGGCGGCCTGTCCGACAACCCGCGCCCGGCGCTGTATGAGGCCGAGTACACCGCTCTCGTGGCCAACAAGGCCAACCAGCCCGCGACGATTCCGGTGCGTGTCTCCGGGTCACACTGCGAGACGGATACCCTGATCCCCGAGACGCCGCTGCAGCCGGTGGAGGAGGGCGACATCATCGCCGTCTTCTGCACGGGTGCCTATAACCATGCCATGGCGTCGAACTACAACCGGTTCCGCCGACCGGCCATGGTAGTGGTGATGGACGGCAAGGCAGACCTCATCTACGAGCGCGAGACGCTCGACGATCTGGTTGCCCACGATGTGATTCCGGACCGCCTGCGTTAG
- a CDS encoding site-2 protease family protein: MPIFQMLQSGHFSIAGFLTWLLALVVGITVHEFAHAYRADRAGDPTPRANGRVSLNPLDHYDPVGTTLILLFGFGWGKPVPVNHFLFRNPRRDEIMVSLWGPLSNLITATVLAIPIRFGVAGVYTPVLVAILELQLILAVFNLIPVYPLDGSHILSALLPAEQARRLDAAYAQYGPLLLVVVVMVAGQFVWPVVGMLLRLLLGPLA; this comes from the coding sequence ATGCCCATCTTCCAGATGCTCCAGTCGGGGCACTTCAGTATCGCTGGCTTTCTGACGTGGCTCCTGGCCTTGGTGGTCGGGATCACCGTCCACGAGTTCGCCCATGCCTACCGGGCCGACCGGGCCGGTGACCCGACACCACGGGCCAATGGGCGCGTGTCCCTCAACCCCTTGGATCACTACGATCCGGTCGGGACGACCCTGATTCTGCTGTTCGGTTTCGGCTGGGGTAAGCCGGTGCCGGTGAACCACTTCTTGTTTCGCAACCCCCGGCGCGACGAGATCATGGTATCCTTGTGGGGTCCGCTGTCGAACCTGATCACCGCTACCGTGCTCGCGATCCCGATCCGCTTCGGGGTGGCCGGAGTATACACACCGGTCCTGGTCGCCATCCTTGAGCTCCAGCTCATCCTGGCGGTGTTCAATCTGATACCCGTCTATCCTCTGGATGGCTCGCACATCCTGTCGGCCCTGTTGCCGGCGGAGCAGGCACGGCGTCTGGATGCCGCCTATGCCCAGTATGGCCCGCTGTTGCTGGTGGTCGTCGTCATGGTCGCCGGTCAGTTCGTCTGGCCCGTCGTGGGAATGCTGCTGAGGCTCCTGCTCGGACCGCTCGCCTAG
- a CDS encoding glucose-1-phosphate thymidylyltransferase, giving the protein MIQRAVVLCAGEGSRLRPLTFAKPPHQLPVAGKPILGWALEALHEAGVREVALIVGHHAEAIRQYVGLGDAFGLDVQYIHQLQPLGIGHAVSLARDFVKGEPFLVYLGDNLFEHGLTGFVDSLRGNDWDAALLLKSVEDPRRFGVAEVEGERILRVLEKPADPPSDLAIVGVYAFHPTVFQAIYELEPSARGEVEITDAIQQIIKSGRPVRWSKIEGLWEDAGEPTALLRANREWLLRLPSLVPASALDNSTVEGYVGIERGARAINSKLLGPCRIGRNSVIENSVIGPDVTIGSGCEISNTRVSNCVIQRNSRVRDLPGGLIDSVLGESVEVQGRPDDGDRPLSLLLSDMAHVIAR; this is encoded by the coding sequence ATGATCCAGCGCGCCGTCGTGCTGTGTGCCGGAGAGGGGAGCCGTCTGAGGCCCCTGACCTTTGCCAAGCCCCCACACCAGCTGCCGGTTGCCGGGAAGCCCATTCTCGGCTGGGCTCTTGAGGCCCTGCATGAGGCCGGCGTCCGTGAGGTCGCTCTCATCGTCGGCCACCATGCCGAGGCCATCCGCCAGTATGTCGGCCTGGGTGACGCCTTCGGTCTCGACGTGCAGTACATCCACCAGCTTCAGCCCCTGGGGATCGGCCATGCGGTGAGTCTGGCGCGTGATTTCGTCAAGGGTGAGCCCTTCCTGGTCTACCTGGGCGACAACCTCTTTGAGCACGGGCTGACGGGCTTCGTCGACAGCCTCCGGGGCAACGACTGGGATGCTGCGCTGCTGCTCAAGAGCGTCGAAGACCCCAGACGTTTCGGGGTCGCCGAGGTCGAGGGCGAGCGCATCCTTCGGGTGCTCGAAAAGCCTGCCGATCCGCCCAGCGATCTTGCCATCGTGGGCGTCTACGCCTTCCATCCGACGGTCTTCCAGGCGATCTACGAACTGGAGCCCTCGGCGCGTGGCGAGGTCGAGATCACCGATGCCATCCAGCAGATCATCAAGTCCGGACGTCCGGTCCGCTGGAGCAAGATCGAGGGGCTGTGGGAGGATGCCGGCGAGCCGACGGCACTTCTCCGGGCAAACCGCGAATGGCTGCTGCGACTGCCTTCACTGGTGCCGGCCAGCGCTCTCGACAACAGCACTGTCGAGGGCTACGTGGGGATCGAGCGTGGAGCCCGGGCCATCAACTCGAAGCTCCTCGGCCCTTGCCGCATCGGGCGCAACAGCGTGATCGAGAACTCGGTGATCGGCCCAGACGTGACCATCGGCTCCGGCTGCGAGATCAGCAACACCCGCGTGTCGAACTGCGTCATCCAGCGCAACAGCCGCGTGCGAGACCTCCCCGGCGGGCTGATCGACTCGGTCCTGGGTGAGAGTGTCGAAGTCCAGGGACGTCCCGACGACGGCGACAGGCCTTTGAGCCTGCTGCTCAGCGACATGGCACACGTGATCGCCCGCTAG
- a CDS encoding segregation/condensation protein A has product MVVTAKPETEQGTQYTGFPVSVEVFAGPLDLLLHLVRKQEVEIAEVQIATITDDYLRYLEALAEIKVDLAADFLVMAANLMWLKSRSLLPRQEEEAIEEALEEEFVHSEEELKQRLEEYRSYKEAAVLLAESRNLRQRVFLRSLSEGDEIGSGYVPLADVSLFDMVSAIQEMLERTKDAPVGYVRPAEVTVADCIENVVLRLQASPDRSCSFVDLFDTPTTRVMIILVFLATLELVRRRRLRLAQGLNAREIMVQLTD; this is encoded by the coding sequence ATGGTTGTTACCGCCAAGCCAGAAACCGAACAGGGCACGCAGTACACCGGTTTCCCGGTGTCGGTCGAGGTCTTCGCCGGCCCTCTCGACCTGCTCCTGCATCTTGTCCGCAAGCAGGAGGTCGAGATCGCCGAGGTGCAGATCGCGACGATCACTGACGACTACCTGCGCTACCTGGAGGCGCTTGCCGAGATCAAGGTAGACCTTGCCGCCGACTTTCTCGTCATGGCCGCAAACCTCATGTGGCTCAAGTCGCGATCACTCCTCCCGCGGCAGGAGGAAGAGGCCATCGAGGAAGCGCTGGAAGAGGAGTTCGTGCACAGCGAGGAGGAGCTCAAGCAGCGCCTGGAGGAATACCGCAGCTACAAGGAAGCTGCCGTCCTGCTGGCCGAGTCGCGCAACCTGCGGCAGCGGGTCTTCCTGCGCTCCCTCTCCGAGGGCGACGAGATCGGCAGCGGGTACGTACCGCTGGCCGATGTGTCACTGTTCGACATGGTATCCGCGATCCAGGAGATGCTCGAACGCACCAAGGATGCGCCGGTCGGGTACGTGCGTCCGGCTGAGGTGACGGTTGCCGATTGCATCGAGAACGTGGTACTCCGACTGCAGGCCTCCCCGGATCGGAGCTGCAGCTTCGTGGACCTGTTCGATACGCCCACGACCCGTGTGATGATCATCCTCGTGTTCCTGGCGACTCTTGAACTGGTGCGACGGCGACGCCTCCGTCTGGCCCAGGGCCTCAACGCTCGTGAGATCATGGTGCAGCTTACCGACTAG
- the scpB gene encoding SMC-Scp complex subunit ScpB, whose product MSEERDQVNALECLLFAAKEPVPLARLAEVLECEVTDLLPMLASLDEARAETGLQVTHLAGGYALATRPKYGDYVQRLLQPDPERLSIQALETLAIIAYRQPMTRPEVDEIRGVNSSGAVTSLIEKDLVRVAGRKDAPGRPFLLQTTAHFLSVFGLKDLTDLPDISELRHAMEEQYARKQEREAAGEEAASPGEKEDADAAEETDSAAQTAEGDSAPEVSPAPQSSDESTTAPHTDQGGDGPSAAAQPPTEAS is encoded by the coding sequence ATGAGCGAAGAACGCGATCAGGTCAACGCCCTGGAATGCCTCCTCTTTGCTGCCAAGGAGCCGGTGCCGCTGGCGAGACTGGCCGAAGTGCTGGAGTGCGAGGTCACCGACCTGCTCCCTATGCTGGCGTCCCTGGACGAGGCACGCGCCGAGACGGGCCTGCAGGTAACGCACCTCGCCGGTGGCTATGCGCTGGCGACACGCCCCAAGTATGGCGACTACGTGCAGCGGCTGCTGCAGCCCGATCCCGAACGCCTCTCGATCCAGGCTCTCGAGACCCTGGCGATCATCGCCTACCGCCAGCCGATGACCAGGCCCGAGGTGGACGAGATCCGCGGTGTGAACTCCAGCGGCGCCGTCACGAGCCTGATCGAGAAGGACCTCGTGCGGGTCGCGGGCCGCAAGGATGCGCCTGGTCGTCCCTTCCTGCTACAGACGACCGCGCACTTCCTGTCGGTCTTCGGCCTCAAGGACCTCACGGATCTGCCCGACATCAGCGAGCTGCGGCACGCCATGGAGGAGCAGTACGCCCGCAAACAGGAACGCGAAGCGGCCGGGGAGGAGGCAGCCTCGCCGGGGGAGAAGGAAGACGCTGACGCTGCGGAGGAGACGGATTCCGCGGCTCAGACAGCGGAGGGCGATTCCGCACCCGAGGTGTCACCCGCACCGCAAAGCTCCGACGAAAGCACCACAGCCCCGCACACCGATCAGGGGGGTGACGGACCATCAGCAGCCGCGCAGCCGCCCACCGAAGCTTCCTGA
- a CDS encoding pseudouridine synthase, which produces MDGKLITLAERVYALMLNKPAGYLSTREDDRERRTVMDFVDPSLRSLLYPVGRLDFNSTGLILLTNDGPLAFRLMHPSYHVPKTYLVTASAPLKEAEVEALRAGVELEDGPTAPAEVTVHPTQPCWLTIVLREGRKRQIRRMLHAVGHEVEKLHRVALGPLSLGDLEPGQIRPLTAAEMKALRAAVDLEP; this is translated from the coding sequence GTGGACGGAAAGCTTATCACCCTCGCTGAGCGCGTCTACGCCCTGATGCTCAACAAGCCTGCCGGCTACCTGTCCACCCGCGAGGATGACCGTGAGCGACGAACCGTAATGGACTTCGTCGACCCCTCCTTGCGCTCGCTCTTGTACCCCGTGGGGCGTCTCGACTTCAACAGCACCGGCCTCATCCTGCTGACGAATGATGGGCCCCTGGCCTTCCGCCTCATGCACCCCTCGTACCATGTTCCGAAGACCTACCTGGTAACGGCGAGTGCACCACTCAAGGAAGCGGAAGTCGAGGCCCTGCGCGCCGGTGTTGAACTGGAGGATGGGCCGACGGCGCCGGCCGAGGTGACCGTCCATCCGACGCAGCCTTGCTGGTTGACGATTGTGCTCCGTGAGGGCCGCAAGCGGCAGATCCGGCGGATGCTCCATGCCGTCGGCCATGAGGTCGAGAAGCTGCATCGTGTGGCTCTCGGGCCTCTGTCTCTGGGCGATCTGGAGCCCGGGCAGATACGTCCGCTAACGGCCGCCGAAATGAAAGCCCTGCGTGCCGCCGTCGACCTGGAACCATGA